The Phormidium ambiguum IAM M-71 genome contains the following window.
TCCCAAACAAAGCCTAAATCTTTGGCGGTTGGTAAGGGAATTACACCTGCTTTATTTATTGCTTCTCGTTCTTCATCCGTTAAGGTTTCTCGGTTTTTAAATCTGTTAACTGGCTCGGTTTTCGGTTTGCTAATCCAGTTTTTCCAAAAGGGTGTGTAAACTGTGTAAGGTTGTTTAGCGCCGCTTGCGATTTCGTTGGGTGAATGCAATAATTGATCCCAGAATGTTTTAATGGGAATTCCTTTGTCTTTTAAGGTTTGGGCGATTTGGCGATCGCGTTCTCTAGCATAAGGTTCTACATCTAAATTCCAAAATACTGCTTTCACATTTAAGGCAGTTGCTAACTTGGGAATTTCTTGGGTTGGTTGACCTTTTAATATGATTAATTGGCTGCCAGCTTGCAGATAATTTTGTTGAAGTTCTTGCAAACAACCAATCATGTAAGCGATTCTGGCTGGGGCGATATCTTCACTTTCTAAAATGTTGGGATCTAAGCAAAAAACACCGATGACTTTGCTGCTTTGTTCGTTGGCTGCTGCTAATCCTATGTTATCAGAAATGCGTAAGTCTCGGCGATGCCAGAAGAGGATTGAGTTAGTCATAGATTTCAAATGTAGATTTTGTTTATTTAGATTTGGGTTGGGTGTTGTAATTTTGGCTTTTAGAACGCAGATGAACGCAGATGAACGCAGATGTTTTTTATATAGATTTGGGTTGGGTGTCGTAATTTTTAGCTTTTTACCACAGATGTCCACAGATAAACACAGATGAACACAGATAATATATTTTATCTGGGTTTATTTTTGTCTATCTGTGGTTAGAGAAGTGGGACAATTATTTCAGAAAGGGACGCGCCATGAAGAAGCTAGTTACTGATTTTGCGTCTACTGGTTCACCGGATAAAATGGCTTTTTCTAGTTCTTCAGGAGTGAGAAAAACTGTTTCCATATCTTCGTCGTCATCTTGTTCCGGTGGCTTTTCTAATGGTTGCAAATCTTGGGCGAGAAAAGCATAAATAATTTCATCAGAATAACCAGGTGCCAGGAAAAATTCGCCTAATTTTTGCCATTTATTCGCGTGATAACCCGTCTCTTCTTCTATCTCTCGCTGAATAGTAGAAAATGGATCTTCGTTCTCTTCAATAGTTCCGGCAGGAAATTCTAATAAACGTCCTTGGGCAGCAAAACGATATTGACTTAATAATATTAATTTACCTTCCGAAGTTACGGGAACTGCTAAAGCACCACCAGGATGACGAATACATTCCCAGTCGCCTTCTACTTTGTTAGGAAGACGCAAACGAGTTACTTCAAAATTGAATTTGCGACCTTGATAAAATAGGCGTTGTTTAATTATTGCTGGCGGTTCTTTACCTAATGGCATAATTAATTTTCGATTTTAGTCACACCTGAACAGTCTACCTCTTGTACGAGTTGCGCGATCGCTTTTCCTGAAATAGGATCGATCCAATTCGGCGCAATCTCTGCCAAAGGTACCAAAACAAATGCCCTTTCCCTGAAGTAAGGATGCGGCAAAGTTAAGTTAGGTGTCTCTAAAATCAG
Protein-coding sequences here:
- a CDS encoding NUDIX hydrolase — its product is MPLGKEPPAIIKQRLFYQGRKFNFEVTRLRLPNKVEGDWECIRHPGGALAVPVTSEGKLILLSQYRFAAQGRLLEFPAGTIEENEDPFSTIQREIEEETGYHANKWQKLGEFFLAPGYSDEIIYAFLAQDLQPLEKPPEQDDDEDMETVFLTPEELEKAILSGEPVDAKSVTSFFMARPFLK